AAAGCCTTGTGAGTGCGCCCAATGCGACTTTAAGAATCGTGCCTTTAAGCCTCATTGCATTATATGTCGCGCTCTTTTTTGGCGGGGGCAATGCTTGGGGCGCGAGTGTGATTCTCATCATTCTTGGAATCTTTGCGGGAGTTGGCAACAATATGGCGCAATTTGTTGTAACCTCACCTATCCCAGAGGCAAAGGAACTCGCAAATGGACTTTTCATCAGTGCTGCAAATATCGGAATCACACTTGGCACTTCGCTGTGCGGGTTGTTTATCTCGCTTAATGGCTCACGTTTTGTAGTTTTAGCGGCAGTGTGCTTGGTGGTTTTAAGTATTATATTTTTAATGCTTAGAGGGCAGATTCTAAAGGACAAATAGAAGCAAAATGCGATTAAGAAAAATTTAAATAATAAATTCTAACAATCCCTCTTGACAAATACTAGGTGTCAGGCTTTATAATTTCAAATGTATTTTAAAATCACAAGGAGAAACAATGACACACACAACATTCACACAAACTTTCACACGCATTTTTATAATGCTAATATTTTTTATAGGAGGTGGAGCAATGGCTCAAGAGAAATGGGACAAGGTGTTTGCAAAAAGCAATGAAGTCAAAGTCCAAAAGGTAAAATTCACCAATCGTTATGGAATCACACTCGCGGGGGATTTGTATCTACCTAAGAATCTAGGCAAGGCACAAAAGCTCCCAGCAATCGCAATCAGTGGTCCTTTTGGCGCAGTCAAAGAGCAAGTGAGTGGATTCTATGCGCAAACTTTAGCGCAAAAGGGCTTTATCACTCTTGCCTTTGACCCTTCCTATACAGGAGAGAGCGGAGGCAAACCTAGAAATGTCGCCTCACCCGATATTAATACAGAGGATTTTAGTGCAGCGGTAGATTTTCTAAGCAATTATGCAAATGTGGATTCTAATAAAATCGGCATTTTGGGCATTTGCGGATTTGGCGGATTTGCACTCAATGCTGCCGCAATGGATACGCGCATTAAGGCAGTCGTGGCTTCTACAATGTATGATATGAGTCGCGTCAATGCCAATGGCTATAATGATTCAATGGACGCAAAGGCACGCTATAAGCTTAAAGAAAGTCTCAATGCACAGCGCACAAAGGATTTCAAAAGTGGCACTTACGCCAAAGCCGATGGGTTGCCTCAAAAGCTTAGAGGCGATGAGCCACAATTTATCAAAGATTATTTTGATTATTACAAAACGCCAAGAGGACACCACGCGCGTTCTCTTAACTCCAATGGGCATTGGAATCTCACTTCATCTTTAGGCTTTATCAATGCACCTATTTTGGCATATAGCAATGAGATACAAAGTGCGGTTTTAATCATTCACGGGGATAAGGCACATAGCAAATATTTTAGCACTGACGCGTATAAAAAGCTTAAGGGCAAAAATAAAGAATTATTGCTTATCAAAGATGCCAATCACACGGATTTGTATGACAATGAGCAAAAGATTCCCTTTGATAAAATTGCTACATTTTTTAGTGCGAATTTGAAGTAGGACGCAAAGGAACAATATGCGCAAATATACATTTCTTTGTTTGTTGTTTGCGCTGCTAACGCAATGCGCTTTAGGCAAAGACTTAAGGGGGGAATTGGAGGAGCAAATGCAAATACAAATGCAATTTCAAGGGAAAAGCTTTGTTTTGACTTTAGAAAATAATGCGGCTGCAAGGGATTTCTACGCACTCTTGCCTTTACGCCTAAGCTTTAGTGATTATGTAGGCAAGGAAAAGATTGCTAAGCTTGATAAAAGCCTAAGCCCACAAGAGCGCGGAGAATATGACCCACAAAGCGGCGATTTTTTCTATTTCGCCCCTTGGGGTAATGTCGGAATCTTTTATGCCAAGCAGCCCCCATACAAGGGCTTGGTTAAGCTAGGCGTAGTAAAGGCAGAAAAAGAATCTTTTATCGCGCACCTCAAAGCCCAAAAGCAAGATTTTATCCTCACGATAGAAAAATATCCTAGCAGGGAGTAAAGATAGCTTAGTGGCTTTTTTAGGCTTAAGAATAGAATTTTGTGAGAGCTAAAATTACAAAAGGGAAAAAATGAAAAAGAATATCGTTGTTGTAGGCGCAGGGAAAGGCTTAGGCAATGCTGTTGCAAAACGTTTTGGCAAGAGTGGTTTTAGGGTCATTCTCATTGCAAGGAATGTTGGGAATCTAAACGCATATAAAGAAGAGTTTGAAAAAGAGGGCATTGAGACTTTTATCTATTCTGCAGATTGTGAAAAACCGCAAACTTTGGAATCCGCTTTTAAAGAGATTCAAGATGCCTTTGGTGTTGTAGATGTCCTTGTGTATAATGCGAGAGTGCGTAAGGACGGGTTTGCAACGGCATTTAGCAATGATGACTTCATCAAGCATTATCAAACCGATGTCGCAAGTGCCTTATGTTGTGTTAAGCTTGTAATACAAAAACAAGCACAGCAAAGAAGCGGCGCGATTTTATTATCCGGCGGTATTTTTGGGGATAATCCTAGCAAAGAGCACGCGGGAATCTCAATAGGTAAAGCCGCACTCAAGGCACTTGGCAAGACATTGCACGATGAATTAAAGGAAAAAGGCATTTTTGTGGGGCTTATCACCATAGCGGGACACATTCAGCCAAACACACAACACGCCCCTGAATTGATTGCAGAGAAATATTGGGAAGCTTACCAAAAGCAAGATAAATACGAAGTCGTGTATTAAACTGCAAATTTTAAGGGGGGATAATACAGGAAATAAACAGCAGAAAAATATCCTAGCAAGGAGTAAAGATAACTTGCGTGGGTTTAAAGCCGTGCAAGTGGCACGAAAATCAAAATATATAGCCCAAATATTGTATAATGCATTAAAATTTAGTTCAAGGTTTTTTTATGTTCTCTCTTGCAAACCGCAGAAGCACAAGATTAAGAGTTTGTAAGGGCTGGAATGGTAGAATCTAGCATTATCAAAAAATGAGGCACGATGACAATACAAATAAATCTTTCAAAGTTTCAAAATACAGAATCTAAGCCTTTTATCAAATGGGCTGGAGGTAAAAGAGCATTAGTAGATTCTATCATTGCTTCTATGCCAAGAAATTTTAATGCGTATTTTGAGCCTTTTGTAGGTGGTGGTGCATTATTTTTTGCTCTTAAAATCAAGGGTTTTTAGAATCTAAAGCAATTTATTTAAGCGATAAAAATACTGAGTTAATTAACACTTATCAAGTCATTCAAAAGAATCCCAAACCCCTTTTAAAAGAACTAGAATCTTTGCAAAAAAATCACAATAAAGAGCTTTTTTATAGTATTCGTAACCTCGATAGAAATAAGGATTTTATGCATTTAGATTCTATTTTCAAAGCTGCAAGATTTATTTACCTGAATAAAACTTGTTTCAATGGACTATGTCGCTACAATGCAAAGGGCGAATTTAACACTCCAATGGGAAGCTACAAGAATCCCAAAATTTATGATAAAAATTTGATTTTCAATGCTTCAAATGCTTTGCAAGGAGCGCAGATTCTATGCTTGGATTTTGTAGATATGATAAAACTAGCAAAAAGCGGAGATTTTGTTTATTTTGACCCACCCTATTATCCGCTTAGTAAAACTTCAAGCTTTGTGAGCTATACAGATGTATTTTTAGAAAAAGAACAAGAGCGTTTGAGAGAGATTTTTAAGGAACTAGATTCTAAAAATGTAAAAGTTTTACAAAGCAATTCAAACACTACCTTTATTAAAGAGCAATACAAGGGCTTTAAAATACTAGAGATTCAAGCAAAACGAGCAATAAATTGTAAGGGCAAGAAAAGAGGCGAGATTACAGAATTACTAATTAGGGGAAAGTATGAGTAAAAATAGTGCAAGTTGGGAAAAGATTTTTGCGGATTTAGATATTTTAAAGCACGATTTTAACAATGCTCCTTTTGTTATTAGTGCCGAGCAGATTAAACAATGTATAAAGGATTTCAGCAAGAAGTTCGCATTCTATGCAAACAAGATTCTAAGGAAGAGAGACCACAGATTTTTATTGATAATGAGCTTTTTATTTTACCTATAAAAAATGGTGGATATATCCTTTGTAAGGGCGATGGATACATTGACATTCCAAACATAAATACAGAATCCATTATCTATAAAAGTAAGCTTAATTTTGAATTAAAGAGTGCTAATGTGGGAGATTCTGAAATGCAACATTTGGATTTTGCTTATGCCTCGTCCCTTATGCGCACATTTTTAAATGATGAAAGCCTTGTTTTAAGCATACGAGGTAGAAAATACACGCTAGAGTTTTGCTTTGATACCAATCTTTATAAAAAGATCGCACAAAAGGAAGTTATCGCGCTCGTTTTTGAAATAGGATTTTAGAATCCTAGAAAAACTCCCTAATAAGTAATTGAGTGGAGAGGGCAAAGCATACGCATATTACAATCGGGCGGATAATCCTTGCTCCGTGCTTTATTGCAAGGCGTGCCCCAAAGCTTGCACCGATGATTTGTCCCACACACATAATAATGCCTAGAATCCAAAGCACATTGCCTCCGAGTATGAAAAACAAAGTAGAGGCGATGTTGATACTAAAAACAATCCAACGCGAATGTGCTAAGGCTTTGCTAAGTCCATAACCACCAATACTTACAAGCAAAGCTAAGATAAAAGAGCCAATCCCAATGCCTAAGAATCCTCCATATAATCCTGCTATTGCGATGCTTATAAACAAAAAGATTTTATGAGGATTTTTGGCTCTGTCCTCCTCGCTAATGTTTGGAGAGAGTAAGAAATATGCGCCCACTGCTATCATCACAAAAGGCAAGATTTTTGAGAGCAAAGCAATCTCTATAAACTGCACTAAAATCGCACCCGCTGCTCCAAAGAGCAGTGCA
This portion of the Helicobacter ganmani genome encodes:
- a CDS encoding alpha/beta hydrolase; translated protein: MLIFFIGGGAMAQEKWDKVFAKSNEVKVQKVKFTNRYGITLAGDLYLPKNLGKAQKLPAIAISGPFGAVKEQVSGFYAQTLAQKGFITLAFDPSYTGESGGKPRNVASPDINTEDFSAAVDFLSNYANVDSNKIGILGICGFGGFALNAAAMDTRIKAVVASTMYDMSRVNANGYNDSMDAKARYKLKESLNAQRTKDFKSGTYAKADGLPQKLRGDEPQFIKDYFDYYKTPRGHHARSLNSNGHWNLTSSLGFINAPILAYSNEIQSAVLIIHGDKAHSKYFSTDAYKKLKGKNKELLLIKDANHTDLYDNEQKIPFDKIATFFSANLK
- a CDS encoding cyclophilin-like fold protein: MRKYTFLCLLFALLTQCALGKDLRGELEEQMQIQMQFQGKSFVLTLENNAAARDFYALLPLRLSFSDYVGKEKIAKLDKSLSPQERGEYDPQSGDFFYFAPWGNVGIFYAKQPPYKGLVKLGVVKAEKESFIAHLKAQKQDFILTIEKYPSRE
- a CDS encoding SDR family NAD(P)-dependent oxidoreductase, which gives rise to MKKNIVVVGAGKGLGNAVAKRFGKSGFRVILIARNVGNLNAYKEEFEKEGIETFIYSADCEKPQTLESAFKEIQDAFGVVDVLVYNARVRKDGFATAFSNDDFIKHYQTDVASALCCVKLVIQKQAQQRSGAILLSGGIFGDNPSKEHAGISIGKAALKALGKTLHDELKEKGIFVGLITIAGHIQPNTQHAPELIAEKYWEAYQKQDKYEVVY
- a CDS encoding DNA adenine methylase, which translates into the protein MTIQINLSKFQNTESKPFIKWAGGKRALVDSIIASMPRNFNAYFEPFVGGGALFFALKIKGF
- a CDS encoding DNA adenine methylase codes for the protein MQKNPKPLLKELESLQKNHNKELFYSIRNLDRNKDFMHLDSIFKAARFIYLNKTCFNGLCRYNAKGEFNTPMGSYKNPKIYDKNLIFNASNALQGAQILCLDFVDMIKLAKSGDFVYFDPPYYPLSKTSSFVSYTDVFLEKEQERLREIFKELDSKNVKVLQSNSNTTFIKEQYKGFKILEIQAKRAINCKGKKRGEITELLIRGKYE
- a CDS encoding type II restriction enzyme; the protein is MYKGFQQEVRILCKQDSKEERPQIFIDNELFILPIKNGGYILCKGDGYIDIPNINTESIIYKSKLNFELKSANVGDSEMQHLDFAYASSLMRTFLNDESLVLSIRGRKYTLEFCFDTNLYKKIAQKEVIALVFEIGF
- a CDS encoding TSUP family transporter, whose product is MSLDLFTMATFTTPTFEGIALYFYPLFFIASIVGGVVGSLSGGAGMITMPLLLVSGLNPLQALATNKLQACVGSFVSAAHYYHQGLVDMKESLAAMIIALLFGAAGAILVQFIEIALLSKILPFVMIAVGAYFLLSPNISEEDRAKNPHKIFLFISIAIAGLYGGFLGIGIGSFILALLVSIGGYGLSKALAHSRWIVFSINIASTLFFILGGNVLWILGIIMCVGQIIGASFGARLAIKHGARIIRPIVICVCFALSTQLLIREFF